The Nitrosarchaeum sp. genome includes a window with the following:
- the folP gene encoding dihydropteroate synthase produces the protein MINHVTKLGNIGVGGKNPVRIMAILNTSPESFYKKSIKVTKQQIANTIKQMEIDGADFIDVGGMSTAPYLSTLVSEKLETKRILNAINVIQNISNLPISVDTCRANVAKSVLEYGIEIINDISGLKYDDKMINVIEDYSPSLVLCAFNSKTVSGNLQSTKNLLKESITLAKTANIPSSKIVLDPAVGFFRKSGSGSFFTKIKSNWIERDLSIIQNLKSIKMGYPIMISVSNKSFIGKLLGKENVSDRLFGSLAAEVVSVLNGADIIRTHNVAETKDAITIASKLSR, from the coding sequence CCAGTCCTGAGTCATTTTACAAAAAATCAATTAAAGTAACAAAACAACAGATTGCAAATACAATAAAGCAGATGGAAATTGATGGTGCAGATTTTATTGACGTTGGAGGAATGTCTACTGCACCATATCTTTCTACATTAGTATCTGAAAAATTAGAAACAAAAAGAATTCTAAATGCAATAAATGTTATTCAAAATATATCTAATCTGCCAATATCTGTTGATACATGTAGGGCCAATGTTGCCAAGTCTGTTTTAGAATATGGAATTGAAATAATTAATGATATTTCTGGCTTAAAATATGATGATAAAATGATTAATGTAATTGAAGATTATTCCCCATCGCTTGTTTTATGTGCGTTTAATTCAAAAACTGTATCTGGAAATCTACAATCGACTAAAAATCTCTTAAAAGAGAGCATTACACTTGCAAAAACTGCTAATATTCCATCAAGTAAGATTGTTTTAGATCCTGCTGTCGGTTTTTTTAGAAAATCTGGTAGTGGATCTTTTTTTACAAAAATTAAATCTAATTGGATAGAAAGAGATCTTTCAATTATTCAAAATTTAAAATCTATTAAGATGGGGTATCCAATCATGATCTCCGTTTCAAACAAATCATTTATTGGAAAACTTTTAGGTAAGGAAAATGTTTCAGATCGATTATTTGGATCTCTTGCAGCCGAAGTTGTATCTGTTCTTAATGGTGCTGATATCATTCGTACTCATAATGTAGCAGAAACAAAAGATGCTATTACTATTGCATCAAAATTATCTCGGTGA
- the guaB gene encoding IMP dehydrogenase: MEFKEGLTFDDVLLVPKYSDITSRSQTDLKTKLSRNISINIPFVSANMDTVTESAMAVAMARAGGIGIIHRFLTIKEQANEVLKVKRSGSVMIENPYVINHDKTIQDAINYAEEKEISGLLVIDSNSKLVGIVTDRDLLFETDTTHLIKDVMTKDIVTAKLGVSLDDAKKILHQHRIEKLPIIDENGSIKGLITSKDITNIEDYPSASKDKKGRPLVGAAVGVKGDFMERSESLLEAGADVLVVDIAHGHSENAISTIRNIKKAFPKCELIAGNIATAQGAEDLIKAGVDAVKVGVGSGSICITRVITGSGVPQLTAVMDCAKIGKDYGIPIISDGGTRTSGDATKALAAGASSVMVGSMLGGTDESPGTVLTKNGKRFKIYRGMASLGASLGRKSKETGSISFDEDLNDYVAEGVEAMVPYKGTVTDILKQLTGGVRSGLSYCGAHTIPQMQANAEFIKMSRAGFAESQPHDVSLM; this comes from the coding sequence TTGGAATTCAAAGAAGGATTAACTTTTGATGATGTTCTTCTCGTACCCAAATATTCAGACATAACTAGCAGGTCTCAAACAGATCTAAAAACAAAATTATCACGTAATATCTCAATTAACATTCCATTTGTTAGTGCAAATATGGATACCGTGACTGAATCTGCTATGGCAGTAGCTATGGCTCGTGCTGGAGGAATAGGAATTATTCATAGGTTCTTGACAATTAAAGAGCAAGCTAACGAAGTTCTAAAAGTAAAGCGTTCAGGAAGTGTAATGATTGAAAATCCATATGTAATTAACCACGATAAAACTATCCAAGACGCAATAAATTATGCTGAAGAAAAAGAAATTTCTGGTCTTTTAGTTATTGATTCAAATTCCAAATTGGTTGGAATAGTTACAGATAGGGATCTTTTGTTTGAAACTGACACTACTCATCTTATCAAAGATGTTATGACCAAAGATATCGTAACTGCCAAACTTGGTGTAAGCTTGGATGATGCAAAGAAAATTTTACATCAACATAGAATTGAAAAATTACCAATAATTGATGAAAATGGTTCGATTAAAGGTCTGATTACAAGCAAAGACATTACAAATATCGAAGATTATCCTTCTGCATCAAAAGATAAGAAAGGAAGGCCTCTTGTTGGTGCTGCAGTAGGTGTAAAAGGGGATTTTATGGAAAGATCAGAATCTCTACTAGAGGCAGGTGCCGATGTACTAGTTGTTGATATTGCTCATGGTCATAGTGAAAATGCAATAAGCACAATTCGTAACATCAAAAAGGCATTTCCTAAATGTGAATTAATTGCTGGAAATATTGCAACTGCACAAGGTGCTGAGGATCTAATCAAGGCTGGAGTAGATGCAGTAAAGGTTGGTGTAGGGTCTGGCTCAATTTGTATTACTAGAGTAATTACGGGTTCTGGAGTACCACAATTAACTGCAGTAATGGATTGTGCAAAGATTGGAAAAGATTACGGCATTCCGATAATTTCTGATGGTGGAACTAGAACATCTGGTGATGCTACAAAAGCATTGGCAGCAGGTGCATCTTCTGTAATGGTAGGCAGTATGCTTGGAGGTACTGATGAATCACCTGGAACTGTATTGACTAAAAATGGTAAACGATTCAAGATATATCGTGGAATGGCCTCCCTTGGAGCTTCTTTAGGAAGAAAATCAAAAGAAACAGGTTCAATCTCATTTGATGAAGATCTTAATGATTATGTTGCAGAAGGAGTTGAAGCAATGGTTCCGTACAAAGGAACAGTGACAGATATTTTAAAACAATTAACTGGCGGTGTTCGTTCTGGTCTGAGCTACTGTGGCGCACACACTATTCCACAAATGCAAGCAAATGCAGAATTTATCAAAATGTCTAGAGCCGGGTTTGCTGAAAGTCAACCACATGACGTATCTTTAATGTGA
- a CDS encoding glycosyltransferase family 39 protein produces the protein MEILQLVSIKLQKINIIHIIFTSFSIHMFVISHPNFEVLDEVYFTTFMRWFMLGIDHSPYQLPGLSFIVSPFVYVFGDNWASWRFPIVILGMVFLYFNYKVIEHVSSKKTALITSIIMAFSPVIFVSSSLMLRDMPVMAIGFFSIYLYFKHKYYLAALFIGLSALIKETAIFFVIFIVIYHTLNNKEELIITSKNIQKYGLQFIKTPLISLLIMMASFLIPLAIYDNTITVLEYSTRHPEYFAVNENFERGVVRFDILKSNAEIYQKPVEQFNYLSQVTNPIHHLQVVFTKGYYTQQEVATNEFIASFLPIPSGKTIHDIVYGYDKTFIDEEGIEKHQKEYSTLWVQSIIDYTWWHVGFWSCIVLISYTLFQRIKNKIQISKDMTFIFAGFAFFIPYLIIDMLRDTFAYYMIYFLPVMGMGLATIIYKIPNKTIRFLLFTAFLLAIISNFLYIFPMWGF, from the coding sequence TTGGAAATTTTGCAACTTGTATCTATAAAACTACAAAAGATTAACATCATCCATATTATTTTTACATCTTTTTCAATTCATATGTTTGTAATATCTCACCCAAACTTTGAGGTGTTAGATGAAGTATATTTTACAACTTTTATGAGATGGTTCATGTTAGGAATTGATCATTCCCCATACCAACTTCCCGGATTATCATTTATTGTCTCTCCGTTTGTGTATGTATTTGGGGACAACTGGGCATCTTGGAGATTTCCAATAGTTATACTTGGAATGGTTTTTTTGTATTTTAATTATAAGGTAATTGAACATGTATCTTCCAAAAAAACTGCACTCATAACTAGCATAATCATGGCATTTAGTCCTGTGATATTTGTATCATCTTCATTGATGTTGAGAGACATGCCAGTTATGGCAATAGGTTTTTTCTCAATCTATCTATATTTTAAACACAAATACTATCTTGCAGCACTATTCATAGGATTATCCGCCCTAATCAAAGAAACTGCAATATTTTTTGTTATTTTCATTGTAATCTACCATACTCTCAATAACAAAGAGGAACTCATCATAACATCCAAAAATATACAAAAATATGGTTTGCAGTTTATCAAAACTCCATTAATTTCTTTGTTGATAATGATGGCTTCGTTTTTGATTCCATTGGCAATTTATGACAACACAATAACCGTTTTGGAGTATTCTACGAGACATCCAGAATACTTTGCAGTAAATGAAAATTTTGAACGAGGTGTCGTACGATTTGATATCTTGAAGAGTAATGCTGAAATATATCAGAAACCTGTTGAACAGTTTAACTATTTATCTCAGGTAACTAATCCGATACATCATTTACAGGTTGTATTCACAAAGGGATATTATACACAACAAGAAGTTGCAACAAATGAATTCATTGCATCATTCCTCCCAATTCCAAGTGGTAAAACCATTCATGATATCGTATATGGATATGATAAGACGTTCATAGATGAGGAAGGAATAGAGAAACATCAAAAAGAATATTCAACTTTATGGGTTCAATCAATAATTGATTATACTTGGTGGCATGTTGGTTTTTGGAGTTGTATTGTACTAATAAGTTACACATTATTTCAGAGAATTAAAAATAAAATACAAATTTCCAAAGACATGACTTTCATATTTGCTGGATTTGCTTTCTTTATTCCATATTTGATAATAGACATGTTGAGAGATACTTTTGCATATTATATGATCTATTTTTTACCAGTAATGGGTATGGGGCTAGCAACTATTATCTATAAAATTCCAAATAAAACTATACGTTTCTTATTATTTACAGCATTTCTTTTAGCCATTATAAGTAATTTTTTGTACATATTTCCAATGTGGGGTTTTTAA
- the pheA gene encoding prephenate dehydratase, producing the protein MTSVSFQGERGAYSEAAAKAFFNTEINVSPLPTFAKVLENTIQDKTEYSILPVENSLEGSIGESYDLLYSTSLNAIGEIYHRIEHCLIGSGSLEEIDTVYSHPQALGQCRNFIEKHNMKTVPSYDTAGSVKIIKELNKKNIACIASKDASKIYNMPVISENIANNLNNYTRFLILSKNNKEETGKDKTSIIFSIKHEPGSLHRIIEKFYNYNVNLTKIESRPTKTNTWEYNFYVDFEGHAKNPKIVEMLEKIKHETLFMKILGSYPSAKLT; encoded by the coding sequence ATGACTAGTGTTTCGTTCCAAGGCGAACGAGGGGCATACAGTGAAGCAGCAGCTAAGGCATTTTTCAACACTGAAATTAACGTATCTCCTCTTCCAACCTTTGCAAAAGTTTTAGAAAATACAATACAAGATAAGACAGAGTATTCTATTTTACCAGTAGAAAATTCATTGGAAGGCAGTATTGGAGAAAGTTATGATTTGTTGTATTCAACATCGCTTAATGCCATAGGAGAAATCTATCATAGAATTGAACATTGCTTGATAGGAAGTGGTTCGTTAGAAGAGATAGATACCGTTTACTCTCATCCACAAGCACTTGGACAGTGTAGGAATTTTATCGAAAAACACAACATGAAGACAGTGCCTTCGTATGATACTGCAGGAAGTGTAAAGATAATCAAAGAGTTGAATAAAAAAAACATAGCATGTATTGCAAGCAAAGATGCATCTAAAATTTACAATATGCCTGTAATATCAGAAAACATTGCCAATAATCTGAATAACTATACCAGATTTTTGATATTATCAAAAAACAATAAGGAAGAAACTGGAAAAGACAAGACATCAATAATTTTTTCAATAAAACATGAACCTGGTTCTTTGCACAGAATAATAGAAAAATTTTACAACTATAACGTCAATTTAACAAAAATTGAATCACGACCTACCAAGACAAATACATGGGAATATAATTTCTACGTGGATTTTGAAGGTCATGCAAAAAATCCAAAGATTGTAGAGATGCTAGAGAAAATCAAACACGAGACATTATTTATGAAAATACTTGGGTCTTATCCTTCTGCAAAGTTAACCTAG
- a CDS encoding exosome complex RNA-binding protein Csl4, producing the protein MSEIAALPGDKIASIEEYETGYNTFDDGDMVRASTVGKTELDKEARVANIKHPKMISIPKVGDIIIGTVAAVMSSMIAVSIDYINGKPTTSKVECICSTRNLRKKNVALVNDIVTLKILNHLNGTIHATIEEPHLGVLFTKCRKCGKKVVQMRDAIKCTECSWIDERKLSTNYGNSDFVKLRE; encoded by the coding sequence ATGTCTGAAATTGCTGCACTTCCAGGAGACAAAATAGCATCCATTGAAGAATATGAAACAGGCTACAATACTTTTGACGATGGAGATATGGTTCGTGCATCAACTGTAGGTAAGACAGAACTGGACAAAGAAGCTAGAGTTGCAAACATAAAACATCCAAAAATGATATCAATTCCAAAAGTAGGAGACATCATTATTGGGACGGTAGCAGCAGTCATGTCTTCTATGATAGCAGTATCAATTGATTACATTAATGGTAAACCAACCACTTCAAAAGTTGAATGTATTTGCTCAACAAGAAATCTTAGAAAAAAGAATGTTGCTTTGGTAAACGATATTGTCACATTAAAAATTTTGAATCATCTAAACGGTACAATTCATGCAACAATTGAGGAACCACATTTGGGTGTATTATTTACAAAATGCAGAAAGTGTGGTAAAAAAGTAGTCCAGATGCGTGATGCCATAAAGTGTACAGAATGTTCTTGGATTGATGAAAGAAAACTTTCAACAAATTACGGTAATAGTGATTTCGTAAAGCTGAGAGAATAA
- a CDS encoding zinc-binding dehydrogenase → MKALVYDNYTTDDDFSKILKIKDIPEPTPKQNEVVFKVKCASLNYDDIWGMRGKPLAVPLPHISGTDAAGEVIAIGEDVKNIKIGDRVVSHGNMSCRVCKLCTSGREYDCKKRKIWGFETGPLWGGYCEVTHLPEVNVVKIPDNVTYESAAAASMTLLTSWHMLVGRAKIQPGQLVLIMGGSSGVGNYGIQIAKLFGCTVIATASPDKLNQLLELGADYAVDHRKEDWHKEVRDIAKKIIKPFGDSPGIDVIFEHIGGSHWNKELTLLKYGATIVTTGATTGYDAKTDLRHIFFKGINILGSTQGTRSELEQALYWMSRGKIRSIIDSVYTFEQAVEAHTKMLTGKGLFGKILMKP, encoded by the coding sequence ATGAAAGCCCTAGTATATGATAATTATACTACGGATGATGATTTTTCAAAAATTTTAAAAATTAAAGATATTCCTGAACCAACTCCAAAACAAAATGAAGTCGTCTTCAAAGTAAAATGTGCCTCCTTGAATTATGATGATATTTGGGGGATGAGGGGAAAACCTCTAGCTGTACCTTTACCTCACATCTCTGGTACTGATGCTGCAGGAGAAGTAATTGCAATCGGTGAAGATGTAAAAAATATCAAAATAGGTGATAGAGTTGTATCTCATGGAAATATGTCATGTCGAGTTTGTAAATTATGTACAAGTGGAAGAGAATATGATTGTAAAAAGAGAAAAATTTGGGGATTTGAAACTGGTCCACTTTGGGGAGGATATTGTGAAGTTACACATTTACCAGAAGTAAATGTTGTAAAAATACCTGATAATGTAACGTATGAATCAGCAGCTGCAGCTTCAATGACTCTGCTTACATCATGGCATATGTTAGTTGGTAGAGCAAAGATTCAACCCGGACAATTGGTATTGATTATGGGTGGCAGTTCAGGTGTAGGAAATTATGGAATTCAGATAGCTAAATTATTTGGTTGTACTGTAATTGCAACAGCTAGTCCTGATAAGTTAAATCAATTATTAGAACTAGGCGCTGATTATGCAGTAGATCATAGAAAAGAAGACTGGCATAAAGAAGTTCGTGATATTGCTAAAAAAATTATCAAACCATTTGGTGATTCTCCAGGAATAGATGTAATTTTTGAGCATATTGGTGGTTCCCATTGGAATAAAGAATTAACTTTGTTAAAGTATGGCGCAACAATTGTTACTACTGGAGCAACAACTGGCTATGACGCTAAAACTGACTTGCGCCATATTTTTTTCAAAGGAATTAATATTTTAGGCTCAACTCAGGGAACTAGATCTGAATTAGAACAGGCTCTGTATTGGATGTCCCGGGGAAAAATAAGATCTATTATTGATTCTGTTTATACATTTGAGCAAGCAGTAGAAGCTCATACTAAAATGTTAACTGGCAAAGGCCTATTTGGTAAAATCTTAATGAAACCATAA
- a CDS encoding tetratricopeptide repeat protein: MTGNPKIDSLLDEANRLFLKGKLQEAIVYYDKILDDDSNHIASLNNKGYALNKLKNYDGAIQCYDTALKLDPNDLSVLVNKISSLRKKGAFTDALIYCNTILKNNPKYNIVLYHKERILFSLNSFEESIHCCDVILEDYPNNGDVLFDKSCNLAMLSRLDDSLDTLEKAISQGIQYKIKAKKTKSFEKLIGNQKFQKLVF; the protein is encoded by the coding sequence ATGACTGGTAATCCAAAAATTGATTCTCTTTTAGATGAAGCAAATAGATTGTTTTTAAAAGGAAAATTACAAGAAGCAATTGTTTATTATGATAAAATTTTAGATGATGATTCAAATCATATTGCTTCGCTTAACAACAAAGGATATGCATTAAATAAGTTGAAAAATTATGATGGTGCAATTCAATGCTATGATACTGCATTAAAATTAGACCCTAACGATCTGTCTGTTTTAGTAAATAAAATATCTTCACTGAGAAAAAAAGGTGCATTTACTGACGCATTAATTTACTGTAATACTATTTTGAAAAATAATCCCAAATACAACATTGTTTTATATCATAAAGAAAGAATTTTGTTTTCATTGAATAGTTTTGAAGAATCAATTCATTGTTGTGATGTTATTTTAGAGGACTATCCTAATAACGGTGATGTTCTTTTTGACAAATCTTGTAATCTTGCAATGCTTTCTAGGTTAGACGATTCACTTGATACACTTGAAAAAGCAATTTCACAAGGAATTCAATATAAAATCAAAGCAAAAAAAACTAAATCTTTTGAAAAACTAATTGGGAATCAAAAATTTCAAAAACTAGTATTCTAA
- the dph2 gene encoding diphthamide biosynthesis enzyme Dph2 — MIVIDEERIFKEIETKKPASVSLNGPDGILPQVQETAMNITRRFGIPAYVLADTTWGTCDLNSNGSKVLGAEIQFNIGHTINTESFEKNLILINAFDDVEFDSVAKKCVDILKGKQISLVTDSQHLHQMDKVNEILTNGGIHVKIGKGKGQLNDGQVFGCEFYPATELKDKVDAYVFLGQSNFHAAGIALSTNKPTYVLDPYFNEVREVTEFAQKLKKKATLAIYKAADAQSFGIIIGLKEGQLSKVFALKFKKELEKEGKTVQLFALTDITNERLKNLKGIDAFIQVACPRISTDNQFDKPVLSTPQANALLKILRHESIDEYLEIPHWL; from the coding sequence TTGATAGTAATAGATGAAGAGCGCATATTCAAAGAAATTGAAACAAAGAAACCTGCCTCAGTATCACTAAACGGTCCAGATGGAATTCTACCTCAAGTACAAGAAACTGCAATGAATATCACTAGGCGATTTGGGATTCCTGCATATGTATTAGCTGATACGACTTGGGGAACATGTGATCTTAATTCAAATGGTTCCAAAGTATTAGGAGCTGAAATTCAATTTAACATTGGACATACAATAAACACAGAGTCCTTTGAAAAAAATCTAATTCTAATTAACGCATTTGATGATGTTGAATTTGATAGCGTTGCCAAAAAATGTGTTGACATTCTTAAGGGAAAGCAAATATCGTTGGTCACTGATAGTCAGCATTTACATCAGATGGATAAAGTAAATGAGATTTTGACTAACGGAGGAATTCATGTGAAAATTGGAAAAGGTAAAGGACAATTAAATGATGGACAAGTGTTTGGTTGCGAATTTTATCCAGCCACAGAGCTTAAAGACAAAGTCGATGCATATGTTTTCTTAGGACAAAGTAATTTTCATGCAGCTGGAATTGCTCTATCAACTAACAAGCCAACGTATGTTTTAGATCCATATTTTAATGAAGTACGAGAAGTGACAGAATTTGCTCAAAAATTAAAAAAGAAAGCTACACTTGCAATATACAAAGCAGCTGATGCTCAATCATTTGGAATAATCATAGGACTTAAAGAAGGACAGTTATCAAAAGTATTTGCTTTAAAATTTAAAAAAGAATTAGAAAAAGAAGGAAAAACTGTTCAGTTATTTGCATTAACTGATATCACAAATGAGAGATTAAAAAATCTAAAAGGAATTGATGCATTTATTCAAGTAGCATGTCCTAGAATTTCTACAGATAACCAGTTTGACAAGCCTGTTCTTTCAACACCACAGGCAAACGCACTTTTAAAAATATTAAGACATGAAAGCATTGATGAATATCTAGAGATTCCTCATTGGCTTTAA
- a CDS encoding tRNA(Ile)(2)-agmatinylcytidine synthase — MANSQVLNIGFDDTDSPKGMCTTFLAYKIVDSLKKQDIEFLDFPKLIRFNPNIPWKTRGNGAVSMKIRTKNPSKIKNQIKNLVEKYSDIKNGANPGLVFYENKEIPDQFSKFSKLALWQLINRNYAKKFARKNNMEFFYQGNGQGLVGAIGAIGYDFKDHTLELLSYRKNSKFGKKRNLSAKSVKIMQEKTLPFTFNSFDNRKERVLITPHGPDPVFYGVRGENVNSLLRATKILKTSEKLSGHMIFKSNQGTGDHLKNELNPKNIKPYASGKITGIISDEPTIVKGGHVFFSIDSDGFELCCAVYKPTGITSVASSLIKGDKVCVGGGIRKASKNHPRILNLEFIDVLELKKNMIKSNPNCKKCNKKMKSKGNNQGFQCIKCGKKSENKVSIEIPRKIKKQLYIPIVSAHRHLSRPLQRIGRINKESRFDESSSWFCVYDN; from the coding sequence ATGGCTAATTCACAAGTACTCAATATCGGTTTTGATGATACAGATTCTCCAAAAGGAATGTGCACAACTTTTCTTGCTTACAAAATTGTTGATTCACTAAAAAAACAAGATATTGAATTTCTAGATTTTCCAAAATTAATTCGATTTAATCCAAACATTCCTTGGAAAACACGAGGGAATGGCGCAGTTTCAATGAAAATAAGAACAAAAAATCCATCTAAAATTAAAAATCAGATTAAAAATCTAGTTGAAAAATACTCTGATATCAAAAATGGAGCAAATCCTGGTTTAGTTTTCTATGAGAATAAAGAAATTCCAGATCAGTTTTCTAAATTTAGTAAATTAGCTTTATGGCAACTAATAAACAGAAATTATGCAAAAAAATTTGCCAGAAAAAATAACATGGAATTTTTTTATCAAGGAAATGGTCAAGGTCTTGTAGGTGCTATCGGTGCAATTGGTTATGATTTTAAGGATCACACATTGGAGCTATTAAGCTATAGAAAAAATTCTAAATTTGGAAAAAAACGAAATCTTTCTGCTAAAAGTGTAAAGATTATGCAGGAAAAAACATTGCCGTTTACATTTAACAGCTTTGATAATAGAAAAGAGCGAGTTTTAATTACTCCTCATGGTCCTGATCCTGTTTTTTATGGTGTACGTGGCGAAAACGTAAATTCACTATTACGTGCAACTAAAATTTTGAAAACAAGTGAAAAATTATCCGGTCATATGATATTCAAATCAAATCAAGGCACAGGAGATCATTTAAAAAATGAACTAAATCCAAAAAATATTAAACCTTATGCTTCTGGAAAAATTACTGGTATTATATCTGATGAACCAACGATAGTAAAAGGCGGCCATGTTTTTTTCTCTATTGATTCAGATGGATTTGAATTATGTTGTGCTGTGTACAAACCTACTGGAATAACATCTGTGGCATCGAGTTTGATCAAAGGAGACAAAGTTTGTGTTGGCGGTGGTATTAGAAAAGCATCAAAAAATCACCCAAGGATTCTAAATCTTGAATTTATCGATGTACTTGAACTTAAAAAAAATATGATAAAATCCAATCCAAATTGTAAAAAATGTAATAAAAAGATGAAATCAAAAGGAAACAATCAAGGTTTTCAATGTATAAAATGTGGTAAAAAATCTGAAAATAAAGTCTCTATAGAAATTCCTAGAAAAATCAAAAAGCAACTGTATATTCCAATAGTTTCTGCACATAGACATCTTAGTAGACCATTACAAAGAATTGGAAGAATTAACAAGGAATCAAGATTTGATGAATCATCTTCATGGTTTTGTGTATATGATAACTAA
- a CDS encoding PQQ-dependent sugar dehydrogenase — MDKKLRIAGIIAALSFSIFYLTFSSNSLPIPEPLSPIPENNSVDILAENLDEPRSIAISDDRIFVTEKDGLIRVIQNNTLLDEPLAALRPAKVFDGGLLGIALHPDFSNNHLIYVFLTYEEHGELWNKILQITESENKLVDAKTIFDKIPGSVFTNGGFLKFGPDKKLYVGTGTISESSHLPQNLDSLSGKILRLNDDGTIPTDNPFSNSPVYSLGHRNPQGMTWDDKGQMYLSELGPEKNDEINFIKPGQNYGWPEQQCSGDGKYENAIMCYDPSIEPGGILYYSGNKIFLEADFVMASLRATNLYQLDFSEGLSSQKTILSGVGRIRDVVQSPDGSLYVITSNTDGKGFPDSMDDKLLRIKK, encoded by the coding sequence ATGGACAAAAAACTAAGGATTGCAGGAATTATAGCTGCATTATCATTTTCAATATTTTATTTGACATTCTCTTCTAATTCTTTACCGATTCCAGAACCACTTTCACCAATTCCTGAAAATAATTCTGTAGATATTTTGGCAGAAAATCTTGATGAACCACGTTCCATTGCAATATCTGATGATAGAATTTTTGTGACAGAAAAAGATGGACTAATTAGAGTTATTCAAAATAACACTTTGCTTGATGAACCACTTGCTGCATTGCGTCCAGCAAAAGTATTTGATGGCGGATTACTTGGGATTGCACTACATCCTGATTTTTCAAACAATCATCTAATCTATGTTTTTTTAACATATGAAGAACATGGAGAACTATGGAATAAAATACTGCAAATCACTGAATCTGAAAACAAACTAGTTGACGCAAAAACTATCTTTGATAAAATACCTGGTTCTGTGTTTACAAATGGTGGCTTTTTAAAATTTGGTCCTGATAAAAAACTGTATGTAGGTACCGGAACCATTTCTGAATCTTCACATCTACCACAAAATCTAGATTCCTTATCGGGAAAAATTTTACGATTAAACGATGATGGTACAATTCCCACAGATAACCCATTTTCAAACTCCCCTGTATACTCTTTAGGTCATAGAAATCCACAGGGTATGACTTGGGATGATAAGGGTCAAATGTATTTGTCAGAACTTGGACCCGAAAAAAATGATGAAATTAATTTCATTAAACCTGGACAAAATTATGGTTGGCCTGAACAACAGTGTTCAGGTGATGGTAAATATGAAAATGCAATAATGTGTTATGATCCTAGCATTGAACCTGGTGGTATATTGTATTATTCTGGCAATAAGATATTTCTAGAGGCTGATTTTGTCATGGCTTCCCTACGTGCAACCAATCTATACCAACTAGATTTTTCTGAAGGTCTTTCATCTCAAAAAACCATACTAAGTGGGGTTGGACGTATACGTGATGTCGTGCAAAGCCCCGATGGTAGTCTTTATGTAATTACTTCAAATACTGATGGTAAAGGTTTTCCAGATAGTATGGATGATAAGTTATTGAGGATAAAAAAATGA